In Methanobrevibacter sp., a genomic segment contains:
- a CDS encoding MFS transporter: protein MKFESETYVVFVAFITSFFAVFLSVGIVLGVPAIASEFGMNNVFQNWITTLTALVIAVFTLPAGQISGKYGVKKSLIIGVSIFLVASVGACLSFSTESFLVCRIFQGIGIAFSNVSAIAMVVQAVKPQNRGKALGFTVTGIYLAGSLSPVFCGFLVHNFGWRAMFYFVLPFLMLCVVLMILKIPKEWKTYEESRIDTLGYILYGIGISLFIYGFTNMMNGFGAIAIVIGLVLLIIFGYYELKVESPAFNMNLFRNMKFTSSNVAALCSYLAIASITTILNYHFQYVRGWNAQLSGLMLIVTPIIMAIMAPNAGKLSDKIHPQKLAAIGMGITTIALLILVFLDANVPLYLIVIAMVLQGVGMGLFTTPNTNAIMSSVPANETPNASAAQSAMRTIGQTMSLGILTLIFAWIMGGLKLSGEYAVMIVQSSQLVCIICTIICIIAIFASLVGIRSKDSFNVERWDEN from the coding sequence ATGAAATTTGAATCGGAGACATATGTTGTATTTGTAGCGTTCATCACCTCATTTTTTGCGGTGTTCTTATCGGTAGGCATAGTCTTGGGAGTTCCGGCTATCGCATCAGAGTTTGGAATGAACAATGTCTTCCAAAATTGGATTACCACATTGACTGCACTTGTCATTGCAGTGTTCACGCTTCCCGCCGGTCAAATTTCAGGAAAGTACGGCGTTAAAAAGTCATTGATCATTGGTGTTTCAATATTTCTGGTTGCATCCGTTGGGGCATGCCTGTCATTTTCAACAGAATCGTTTTTAGTATGCAGGATATTCCAGGGCATCGGAATTGCATTTTCAAACGTGTCTGCAATTGCAATGGTTGTTCAGGCAGTCAAACCGCAGAACAGGGGAAAGGCATTAGGATTCACCGTAACTGGAATCTATTTGGCGGGATCCCTATCGCCTGTATTTTGCGGATTTCTGGTGCACAACTTCGGCTGGAGAGCAATGTTTTACTTTGTCTTGCCATTCTTGATGCTTTGTGTAGTGCTCATGATTCTAAAAATACCTAAGGAGTGGAAAACCTATGAGGAAAGCAGGATCGACACATTAGGTTATATATTATATGGAATCGGCATTTCATTGTTCATCTATGGCTTCACTAACATGATGAATGGCTTTGGAGCAATTGCCATTGTAATAGGATTGGTTCTATTGATTATTTTCGGATATTATGAGCTTAAAGTCGAAAGCCCGGCCTTCAACATGAACCTGTTTAGGAACATGAAGTTCACATCATCAAATGTTGCGGCATTGTGCAGTTATCTTGCGATAGCTTCAATAACAACAATCCTTAATTACCACTTTCAATATGTGAGGGGATGGAATGCTCAACTGTCAGGGCTGATGCTGATTGTAACCCCAATCATCATGGCGATAATGGCTCCAAATGCCGGAAAGCTGTCTGATAAAATTCATCCTCAAAAACTGGCTGCAATTGGGATGGGCATTACAACAATCGCCCTTTTGATATTGGTGTTTTTAGATGCAAACGTTCCTCTTTATCTAATAGTCATTGCCATGGTTCTGCAGGGTGTTGGAATGGGATTGTTCACGACTCCGAACACCAATGCAATCATGAGTTCCGTTCCAGCCAATGAAACTCCAAATGCATCTGCAGCGCAATCTGCAATGAGAACTATTGGCCAGACCATGAGTTTGGGCATTTTGACATTGATATTCGCTTGGATAATGGGTGGTTTAAAGCTTTCTGGTGAATATGCAGTAATGATAGTCCAAAGTTCGCAATTGGTTTGCATAATCTGCACAATCATATGTATCATTGCAATCTTCGCTTCTCTGGTTGGAATACGCTCTAAGGATTCGTTCAATGTTGAAAGATGGGATGAGAATTAG
- a CDS encoding TfoX/Sxy family protein has product MASSKDYLEYILEQLSDIEDITYRAMMGEYIIYYRGKIIGGIYDDRFLVKPVKSAMAMMPDADMELPYEGAKEMLLVDDVENREFLGELLEAMYEELPAPRKKRK; this is encoded by the coding sequence ATGGCATCAAGCAAAGATTATCTGGAATACATACTGGAGCAACTGTCCGACATTGAAGACATAACCTATAGGGCGATGATGGGAGAATACATCATATACTATCGAGGAAAGATCATCGGAGGCATTTACGACGACCGTTTTCTCGTCAAGCCTGTCAAATCAGCCATGGCAATGATGCCAGATGCAGATATGGAATTGCCCTATGAAGGCGCAAAGGAAATGCTGCTTGTCGATGATGTTGAAAACAGAGAGTTTCTTGGAGAGCTATTGGAAGCTATGTATGAAGAACTTCCGGCTCCACGCAAAAAGCGCAAATAA
- a CDS encoding MFS transporter, giving the protein MNETIKEHSWIPLILVCFATFIIALDTTFMNVSISSVVADLNTDVSTIQSISSFYTLITASLMLLSTKLQDIVGKKKLFLIGAVIYGVGTLTAALSSSVLMLFVGWALLEGIGGALMTPTAVSIISGTYHGDKRTFALAIESALVAIAAAIGPLFGGVVTSYFTWRLGFAVEFIIVLVVLGLSGRIPYFEATGSKSELDITGSIVSFAGLVLFVIGILMLTDDTTFSIAAMVAGLVVLAVFALFEIKRKRKGNVPLLDVELFKDRNLRVGTLLRLMVNLAMGGTLFAVSVYLQSVLALSAFNTGLTLLPMTLGLLLFALAAPKLSAKLNHKILMSVGCIISIVGCLILSQQFTMATTMLELMPGLFVLGAGLGFVMALGVDIALSNIPEESQNNASGIVTTGQTLGQSMGTAIIGVILILGVIGGITDGVNTYAPEHSGDQAFEKNVYNYFQSIGSINEVNSENSTVQNVVNVIIKDSMQFVMYVTAALMAIIFVLTLRLTDKEIKKPDKKFKKP; this is encoded by the coding sequence ATGAATGAAACTATTAAGGAACACTCTTGGATTCCTTTAATCCTTGTTTGTTTTGCTACCTTTATCATAGCTTTGGATACTACATTCATGAATGTTAGTATTTCTTCAGTAGTTGCTGATTTGAATACTGATGTGAGTACCATTCAATCCATTTCATCATTTTATACTCTCATTACTGCTTCACTCATGCTGTTAAGTACCAAGCTTCAGGATATAGTCGGTAAAAAGAAACTGTTTTTAATTGGTGCCGTGATTTATGGTGTTGGTACATTGACTGCAGCATTAAGCTCCAGCGTTTTAATGTTATTTGTCGGATGGGCATTACTGGAAGGTATTGGCGGTGCATTAATGACACCTACAGCCGTTTCCATAATAAGCGGAACCTATCATGGTGACAAACGTACATTTGCCCTTGCAATTGAAAGCGCACTGGTTGCAATTGCCGCTGCTATCGGTCCGCTTTTCGGTGGGGTTGTGACATCATACTTCACCTGGAGACTAGGATTTGCAGTTGAATTTATAATCGTTTTAGTCGTTTTAGGACTCTCCGGCAGAATACCTTATTTCGAAGCGACCGGATCCAAAAGCGAATTGGATATCACAGGATCTATCGTTTCCTTTGCAGGCCTTGTTCTCTTTGTTATTGGTATTTTGATGCTGACTGATGATACCACTTTCAGTATAGCCGCAATGGTTGCAGGTCTGGTTGTCCTTGCGGTCTTTGCATTGTTTGAAATCAAAAGAAAAAGAAAAGGCAACGTACCGTTGCTAGATGTTGAATTGTTTAAAGACAGAAATCTGCGGGTCGGTACTCTCCTCAGGTTAATGGTTAATCTTGCTATGGGAGGAACATTGTTTGCAGTTTCCGTTTATCTGCAAAGCGTATTGGCTTTATCTGCATTCAACACAGGTTTGACTTTGCTTCCTATGACTTTAGGTTTGCTTCTTTTTGCACTGGCGGCCCCGAAACTGTCTGCAAAACTGAATCACAAGATACTCATGTCTGTAGGTTGTATAATATCAATCGTCGGATGTCTGATTTTAAGCCAGCAGTTTACAATGGCCACTACAATGCTTGAATTAATGCCTGGACTCTTCGTATTGGGGGCAGGGCTTGGTTTTGTAATGGCTTTAGGTGTGGACATTGCATTAAGCAATATTCCTGAAGAAAGTCAGAACAATGCATCAGGTATTGTTACAACCGGTCAGACATTAGGTCAGTCAATGGGTACAGCAATTATCGGAGTAATTTTAATTCTTGGAGTTATCGGAGGTATTACTGATGGAGTCAATACATATGCTCCGGAGCATTCCGGTGACCAGGCATTTGAGAAAAACGTATATAATTACTTCCAGTCAATAGGCAGTATAAACGAGGTTAATTCAGAAAACAGTACTGTTCAGAATGTTGTAAATGTCATCATTAAGGATTCCATGCAGTTCGTAATGTATGTGACGGCGGCCCTGATGGCAATCATTTTCGTGCTGACACTCCGGCTGACGGATAAAGAGATTAAAAAACCTGATAAAAAATTCAAAAAACCATGA
- a CDS encoding NOG1 family protein, which produces MMIPTIPTPEEILDKGFSRGKKQADLMRSQKIPKHLKGKRIEERRVVTSCQVIKDKLKSIIDSVPEIESLHPFYQDYIDITVGVDDMKQALGALNWAYGIITQLEKEYGAKIRKNPSERATAIQKQAYGRISSVINKIKKDLDFLDFAKQNLRNMPTIDFDATTIVIAGFPNVGKSTLLRQITGADPQVANYPFTTKGIQIGHTERHWKSIQIIDTPGLLDRPVLEMNDIEMNAIVALEHLADAILFIFDASETCGFHLDNQYNLLKQIEKIFSEVPVFYLFNKMDLVEDRQYLNQYIDDEDKSIFISAIEGEGIDLINKKIDTIKKIDRTIENEDDEYY; this is translated from the coding sequence ATGATGATACCAACAATACCTACTCCTGAAGAGATTTTGGATAAAGGATTCAGCAGAGGTAAAAAGCAAGCAGACCTAATGAGGTCTCAAAAGATACCTAAACATCTAAAAGGAAAAAGAATTGAAGAGAGGAGAGTTGTAACCTCCTGTCAAGTCATTAAAGATAAACTAAAATCAATAATTGATTCCGTTCCGGAAATTGAAAGCCTGCACCCATTTTACCAGGACTACATTGACATTACTGTTGGTGTGGATGATATGAAACAAGCTTTGGGAGCTTTAAATTGGGCTTATGGAATTATTACCCAACTTGAAAAGGAATATGGTGCAAAAATTAGGAAAAACCCTTCTGAAAGGGCGACTGCTATTCAAAAACAAGCCTACGGAAGAATTTCCTCTGTCATAAATAAAATTAAAAAGGATCTTGACTTTTTGGACTTTGCAAAACAGAACCTTAGAAACATGCCGACAATTGATTTTGACGCAACCACAATCGTCATTGCGGGCTTTCCAAACGTGGGAAAATCAACGCTTCTAAGGCAAATTACCGGAGCTGACCCTCAAGTCGCTAACTATCCGTTTACTACAAAGGGAATACAAATAGGACACACAGAAAGGCACTGGAAGAGCATTCAAATCATTGACACACCAGGATTGCTGGACAGGCCCGTATTGGAGATGAATGACATTGAAATGAATGCGATTGTAGCGCTTGAACATCTTGCCGATGCAATACTGTTTATTTTTGATGCCTCCGAAACCTGCGGATTCCACCTAGACAACCAATACAATCTCCTAAAGCAGATTGAAAAGATCTTCTCTGAGGTTCCAGTATTCTACTTGTTTAACAAGATGGACCTTGTTGAAGACAGGCAATACCTTAACCAATACATTGATGATGAAGACAAGTCAATTTTCATATCAGCCATCGAAGGAGAAGGCATTGACCTAATAAATAAAAAAATAGACACCATCAAAAAGATAGACCGCACAATTGAAAATGAAGATGATGAGTACTACTAA